A single genomic interval of Cucumis sativus cultivar 9930 chromosome 7, Cucumber_9930_V3, whole genome shotgun sequence harbors:
- the LOC101205735 gene encoding putative leucine-rich repeat receptor-like serine/threonine-protein kinase At2g19230 → MNLVYVVCVFLLAIGFHFLSLHADNSPKDFISIDCGGVVDSVDSESGFPYKSDQNLIDSGVIGQISSDIADNYRLQYRHLRSFPHGVKNCYTLRPDSGRNNNYLIRAIFVYGNYDGKNTTPVFSIYVGVNLWSTIIYDDTRTEAIVVPPTDYIDVCLVNIGNGVPYISTLELRPLDNSVYRTDPQQFLVLSTRRDVGGDYRLRYPQDVDDRIWVEYDDDFNLSWLKKIQTNGSITQNSNDPYKIPASMLKTAYGTLNSSVPFVYEWFPYDFSPTIYFCFHFAEIEKLSSGTVREMSIVLNDIYTIAPSVILQYLVPQTICTTSAGIPVNINEENYLRISAASGSKLPPIINGFELFYFANLSYSPTFSQDVNAVMDIKNTFKLLNSDWQGDPCLPEFSIWSGLNCSHGNPPRIISLNLSRSNLTGEIPFSILNLTQLETLDLSYNNLSGSLPEFLAQLPLLKILDLTGNNLGGSVPEALHVKSIDGVLDLRVGDNPELCLSPPCKKKKKKVPVLPIIIAVVGSVILIIALVVLLIYKRSKKKNSRNSTEEKISLKQKHREYSYSEVVSITNNFKDIIGEGGFGKVYKGALKDKTLVAVKLLSSTSKQGYREFQTEAELLMIVHHRNLVSLVGYCDEGNTKALIYEYMVNGNLRQRLSDANTDVLSWNERLQIAVDAAHGLDYLHNGCKPTIIHRDLKPANILLDDMLQAKIADFGLSRTFQVENQPEMLTRLAGTPGYFDPESQTLGNLNKKSDVYSFGIILFELITGSTAITRSYNGNNIHLLDWVAPIMKKGKIEDVVDVRIKGEFNHNSARRMAEIGMSCTKPNGNQRPDISVVLEELKECLAVEMSTLSESCEFSSTILSEFNVGPNLR, encoded by the exons ATGAATTTGGTCTATGTGGTGTGTGTGTTTCTTTTGGCAATTGGCTTCCACTTTCTATCCCTTCATGCCGACAATTCTCCCAAAG ATTTCATTAGCATCGACTGTGGCGGAGTTGTTGATTCCGTAGACTCCGAGAGTGGATTTCCATACAAATCAGATCAAAATCTCATAGATTCAGGAGTTATCGGTCAGATTTCCTCAGACATTGCCGATAATTATCGTCTTCAATACAGACACCTAAGAAGTTTTCCCCACGGCGTGAAGAACTGCTACACTCTCCGCCCAGATTCCGGCAGAAACAACAATTACTTGATCAGAGCCATTTTCGTTTATGGCAATTACGACGGTAAAAACACTACCCCTGTTTTCAGCATCTATGTCGGCGTTAATCTGTGGAGTACCATCATATACGACGATACTAGAACGGAGGCCATTGTCGTGCCTCCCACAGATTACATAGACGTATGCCTTGTCAATATTGGGAATGGAGTCCCTTACATTTCTACCTTGGAATTACGCCCCTTGGATAACTCTGTTTATCGCACTGATCCCCAGCAGTTCCTGGTCTTGTCCACTCGACGCGATGTTGGCGGCGATTATAGACTCAG ATATCCACAGGATGTTGATGATCGAATCTGGGTAGAGTATGATGATGACTTCAATTTATCGTGGTTGAAGAAGATTCAGACGAACGGGAGCATCACGCAGAATAGTAATGATCCGTACAAAATACCAGCATCGATGTTGAAAACCGCTTACGGAACCCTAAATTCCAGTGTTCCTTTCGTCTATGAGTGGTTCCCTTACGACTTCAGCCCTACTATATATTTCTGCTTTCATTTCGCTGAGATTGAGAAGTTAAGTTCTGGAACGGTTCGAGAAATGAGTATTGTGTTGAATGACATCTACACCATTGCACCATCTGTAATTCTTCAGTATCTCGTACCACAAACCATATGCACAACTTCCGCTGGTATCCCTGTTAATATCAATGAAGAGAATTACTTGCGAATTTCCGCTGCTTCCGGTTCGAAACTTCCTCCCATTATCAATGGGTTTGAGCTTTTTTACTTCGCAAACCTCTCTTATTCACCTACATTCTCACAGGATG TTAATGCTGTAATGGACATAAAGAATACGTTCAAGCTATTGAACAGTGACTGGCAGGGGGATCCATGTTTGCCTGAATTTTCTATATGGAGTGGTTTAAACTGCAGCCACGGTAATCCTCCTAGGATCATTTCACT GAACTTGAGTAGGAGCAATTTAACAGGAGAGATCCCATTTTCCATCTTGAATCTCACTCAATTGGAGACTCT GGATTTATCCTACAATAACTTAAGTGGATCACTTCCAGAATTTCTAGCACAACTACCTCTTCTGAAAATCCT CGATTTAACTGGTAATAATCTTGGTGGCTCAGTTCCGGAAGCACTTCATGTGAAATCTATAGATGGAGTTTTGGATTTGAG AGTGGGTGATAATCCAGAACTCTGTTTGTCACCTCCttgcaagaaaaagaaaaagaaagttccTGTTCTTCCTATCATCATTGCTGTAGTAGGAAGCGTCATCCTAATTATAGCCTTGGTcgtacttttaatttataagagaAGCAAGAAAA AGAATTCGAGAAATTCGACGGAAGAGAAAATTTCACTAAAGCAAAAACATCGGGAGTACAGTTATTCTGAAGTCGTGAGTattacaaataatttcaaagaCATCATTGGAGAAGGAGGATTTGGAAAAGTATATAAAGGTGCTTTGAAAGATAAAACTCTGGTTGCTGTTAAGCTGCTCTCATCAACGTCAAAGCAGGGCTATAGGGAATTTCAAACTGAg GCGGAACTCTTAATGATTGTTCATCACAGAAACTTGGTTTCTCTTGTTGGATATTGCGACGAGGGTAACACCAAGGCCCTCATTTACGAATACATGGTCAATGGAAATTTGCGGCAACGTTTATCTG ACGCAAACACAGACGTTCTGAGTTGGAATGAAAGACTTCAAATTGCAGTGGATGCAGCACATG GACTTGATTATCTACACAATGGTTGCAAGCCAACAATAATCCACAGAGATTTAAAACCTGCCAACATACTATTAGATGATATGTTGCAAGCCAAAATAGCTGATTTTGGATTGTCTAGAACTTTCCAAGTTGAAAATCAACCTGAAATGTTAACACGATTAGCTGGAACACCAGGGTACTTTGATCCTGA aAGCCAAACGCTTGGaaatttgaataagaaaagTGATGTATATAGCTTCGGGATAATCTTATTTGAGTTGATCACTGGCTCCACTGCAATAACAAGAAGCTACAATGGAAATAACATTCACCTTCTAGATTGGGTTGCTCCAATAATGAAGAAAGGGAAGATTGAAGATGTGGTTGATGTGAGAATAAAAGGAGAATTTAACCATAACTCAGCTCGTAGAATGGCGGAGATAGGCATGTCATGCACCAAACCAAATGGTAACCAAAGGCCTGACATTAGTGTTGTTTTGGAGGAGCTTAAGGAGTGTTTGGCAGTGGAGATGAGTACACTTTCAGAAAGCTGTgaattttcttcaacaattttatctGAGTTTAATGTTGGTCCTAATCTTAGGTGA
- the LOC101205499 gene encoding probable LRR receptor-like serine/threonine-protein kinase At1g05700, whose protein sequence is MDYVGNGHNVPSTKICLLFKSCFIFYCLFTILSNSKLASGYAYGARNLASVTPSGFISIDCGANEDYMDNGILYKSDSDFVDTGINQPVSLNISRNLRPQLKNVRSFPEGRRNCYVLKPENGKDNTYLIRASFLYGNYDGKNSTPSFDLYLGSNLWWTVDWDNGYVETLYTPSTDYITVCLFNTSKGVPYISTLELRHLDNTIYRTPARALVTMQRFDIGGRSNLRYPADVYDRIWNPLDVATLNSSATNSSISQGNNDAYKIPDIMLRTAAKEQNATCSLSYFWETQSSSTQFYVYFHFAEIEKLVGKQRRLKVDLTGQRNATTNATLDYLKPLSVSLTGTPDNAGQLQFSISAAAGSDLPPLLNGFEIYAAKDMQNASTVPVEADAMMGVKRAFKLIRNWEGDPCFPSELSWSGLTCSNSSASNILSINLSSSNLTGEIPASIANLQEITSLDLSNNELTGEVPEFLVDLPNLRNLNLTSNKFTGSVPKALLQRAQAGSLTLSVGENPDLCISLKCSDKLKKYLPLIIIACILAVLLPIVVFALVMYRRRRQRENLKREIEERLLKSKNHQVRYSEILLISDNLKTTIGEGGFGKVYYGTLGDKTQVAIKLLSASSRQGSNEFKAEAQILTIVHHRNLVSLIGYCDEAENKALIYEFMSNGNLRKHLSDPNTKALSWMERLQIAVDAAQGLEYLHNGCKPPIIHRDMKTSNILLNERMQAKISDFGLSRVFANESDTHLSTCPAGTFGYVDPLIHLSGNFTKKSDVYSFGVVLFELVTGQPAIIKGEYNKHIVDWAKPFIEEGNIQNIVDPRLEDSAESCSVGKFVELALSCTLPTTPERPDMSDVVSQLIECLKMVQDKMPQVPQMSQIKSHRTEEFSYNSIGSESLFSPR, encoded by the exons ATGGATTACGTTGGAAATGGCCATAATGTTCCAAGCACCaaaatttgtcttttattcAAATCTTGCTTCATCTTCTACTGCCTCTTTACTATTCTCTCCAACTCTAAACTGGCTTCTGGATATGCATATGGTGCTCGGAATCTTGCTTCAGTTACCCCTTCAG GTTTTATTAGCATTGACTGTGGAGCAAATGAAGATTATATGGATAATGGCATCTTGTATAAATCGGATAGTGACTTTGTAGATACAGGAATCAACCAGCCAGTGTCCCTTAACATCTCTAGAAATCTTCGGCCACAgttaaaaaatgtgagaagTTTTCCTGAAGGGAGAAGGAATTGTTATGTCCTAAAACCTGAAAATGGAAAGGACAACACTTACTTGATTCGAGCTTCGTTTCTATATGGAAACTATGATGGAAAAAACTCTACCCCTAGTTTTGATTTATACCTTGGGTCCAATCTGTGGTGGACAGTGGACTGGGACAATGGATATGTAGAGACCCTTTATACCCCTTCCACAGATTACATTACTGTCTGTCTTTTCAACACTAGCAAAGGGGTGCCTTACATTTCAACATTGGAGTTACGACATCTAGATAATACCATTTATCGAACCCCTGCCAGGGCTCTCGTAACGATGCAACGTTTCGACATTGGTGGAAGATCAAATTTAAG ATACCCGGCTGATGTTTATGATCGAATTTGGAACCCCTTGGACGTTGCCACACTGAATTCCAGTGCCACAAACTCTAGCATAAGCCAGGGAAATAATGATGCATACAAAATACCAGATATAATGCTGAGAACTGCTGCAAAGGAACAAAATGCCACTTGCTCCTTGAGCTATTTCTGGGAAACCCAATCTTCCAGTACACAGTTTTATGTATACTTCCACTTTGCTGAGATTGAGAAGCTTGTAGGGAAACAAAGGAGATTGAAGGTTGATTTGACTGGCCAACGAAATGCAACAACAAATGCTACACTTGATTACTTGAAGCCCCTATCTGTCAGTCTAACTGGCACCCCAGATAACGCAGGCCAGCTGCagttttcaatttctgctGCCGCGGGATCAGACCTCCCTCCGCTACTGAATGGCTTTGAGATATATGCTGCTAAAGATATGCAAAATGCATCAACCGTTCCTGTTGAGG CTGATGCTATGATGGGTGTCAAGCGAGCATTCAAATTGATCAGAAACTGGGAAGGTGATCCATGTTTTCCAAGTGAATTATCATGGTCTGGCTTAACCTGCAGCAACAGTAGCGCATCAAACATCCTCTCAAT AAACCTGAGCTCAAGCAACTTGACAGGAGAAATTCCTGCTTCAATCGCAAATCTCCAAGAAATAACATCACT GGACTTGTCCAATAATGAGTTGACAGGAGAGGTGCCAGAATTTTTAGTAGATTTGCCAAATTTAAGAAACCT TAATTTAACCAGCAACAAATTCACAGGCTCGGTTCCCAAGGCTTTATTGCAAAGGGCCCAAGCTGGATCACTTACATTAAG TGTTGGTGAAAATCCAGATCTTTGTATATCACTTAAATGTTCTGACAAGTTGAAGAAGTACTTGCCTCTTATAATCATCGCCTGTATACTTGCTGTGCTCCTACCTATCGTAGTGTTTGCTTTGGTAATGTACAGAAGGAGACGACAAAGAG AGAATCTCAAAAGAGAGATCGAAGAAAGGTTGCTGAAATCGAAAAACCATCAAGTTAGGTATTCAGAGATACTCCTTATCTCAGATAACTTGAAGACAACTATTGGGGAAGGAGGGTTTGGAAAAGTGTACTACGGTACACTGGGTGATAAAACCCAAGTTGCTATCAAGCTTCTGTCTGCATCTTCACGACAAGGCTCTAACGAATTCAAAGCAGAG GCTCAAATATTAACCATTGTTCATCATAGAAATCTAGTTTCTCTCATTGGTTACTGTGATGAGGCTGAGAATAAGGCGCTCATCTATGAATTCATGTCTAACGGAAATCTACGCAAGCATCTGTCTG ATCCAAACACAAAGGCCTTGAGTTGGATGGAAAGGCTCCAAATTGCAGTTGATGCAGCACaag GGTTAGAATATTTACACAATGGTTGCAAGCCACCAATAATTCACAGAGATATGAAAACTTCAAATATCTTGTTGAATGAGAGAATGCAAGCAAAAATATCAGATTTTGGACTGTCCAGGGTATTTGCAAATGAAAGTGATACTCATTTGTCCACATGTCCTGCTGGCACTTTCGGATACGTAGACCCTTT GATTCATTTATCTGGGAACTTCACCAAGAAAAGTGACGTTTACAGCTTTGGGGTTGTGTTGTTTGAGTTGGTGACTGGGCAACCTGCCATAATCAAGGGTGAGTACAACAAACACATCGTGGACTGGGCTAAGCCTTTCATTGAAGAAGGTAATATCCAAAACATTGTTGATCCAAGGTTAGAAGATAGCGCAGAAAGTTGTTCTGTTGGAAAATTTGTGGAGTTGGCTCTGTCTTGTACATTGCCTACTACACCTGAAAGGCCCGACATGAGTGATGTTGTGTCACAACTCATTGAATGTTTGAAGATGGTTCAAGACAAAATGCCACAAGTGCCACAAATGTCACAAATCAAATCACACAGAACTGAGGAGTTCTCTTACAATTCAATTGGTTCTGAATCACTGTTCAGTCCTagataa
- the LOC101205261 gene encoding putative leucine-rich repeat receptor-like protein kinase At2g19210 gives MFFCFLGFVSLDCGSPEGTMYTEISNNITYVSDAPFVKSGVSESLGSRMGADTVPFPRQMRSLRSFPQGIRNCYNVSIVNGTKYLIRASFLYENYDGLNILPAFDIYIGNSLWERVNFTDIHIEPSFELIHITSSNEVHMCLINIGNGVPIISSLEFRPLLNITYQTASRSLSLQSRFDFGSSDDKEYRYPIDVYDRIWSTINYYGQEPVKASATTGAVEENNYKVPSIVMKTASAIKDIRLNTKNSSQYYVFMHFSEVVELQPNQSRVFNITHNENFFYGPLIPSYLSTQTVSNKDPFDASNLHLFSFISTNNATLPPIINAFEIYYAKDIIELETNRGDVNAITKIKSTYGIKRDWQGDPCVPMEYPWSGLNCSNATAPRIIYLNLSASGLTGEISSYISNLTMLQTLDLSHNELTGELPDFLTNFPNLRVLILTRNKLTGSVPEVLLQRAEAKSLTLSVGENPDLCTSLKCDNKKKKYLVLIILATIIPVILSILVVTLVLYKRRKQREHLKRSIQERLLKSKNQQVHYSEILVITDNLKTSIGEGGFGKVYLGVLSDKIQVAVKLLSASSRQGTKEFKAEAEILTIVHHRNLVSLIGYCDEAENKALIYEFMANGNLRKHLSDSSTTVLNWKQRLQIALDAAQGLEYLHNCCKPPILHRDMKTSNILLNEKMQAKISDFGLSRIFANENDTHLATRPAGTFGYVDPTIHLCGNFSKKSDVYSFGIVLFELITGKPVIIKSNTESEIHIVDWAKPSILEGNSQSIVDQRLQGCIEICSATKFMELALCCTLSTSAQRPQISDVVKQLIECQEMAQNRTTSHRPPINPNFSYTSIGSDSILSPR, from the exons atgtttttttgtttcttaggTTTCGTTAGCTTAGATTGTGGATCACCAGAAGGTACAATGTATACTGaaatttcaaacaatattACCTATGTTTCTGATGCACCCTTTGTAAAAAGTGGAGTAAGTGAAAGCCTAGGTTCGAGAATGGGAGCTGATACTGTTCCATTTCCAAGGCAAATGAGGAGTCTTAGAAGCTTCCCTCAAGGAATCAGAAACTGCTACAATGTAAGCATTGTAAATGGTACTAAATATTTGATTCGAGCGAGTTTCTTGTACGAGAATTACGACGGCCTGAATATTCTGCCAGCATTTGATATCTATATTGGGAATAGCTTATGGGAAAGAGTAAACTTCACTGACATTCACATTGAACCCTCCTTTGAGCTCATACATATTACCTCCTCAAATGAAGTCCATATGTGTTTGATCAATATAGGGAATGGAGTGCCAATTATTTCATCCTTAGAATTTAGACCTTTACTCAACATCACTTATCAAACAGCTTCGAGATCGTTATCGCTTCAGTCTCGATTTGACTTCGGCTCATCAGATGACAAAGAATACAG ATACCCTATCGATGTTTACGATCGTATTTGGTCGACGATTAACTACTACGGGCAAGAACCAGTTAAAGCCAGTGCCACAACAGGTGCTGTTGAGGAGAACAATTACAAAGTGCCATCAATTGTGATGAAAACTGCTTCCGCTATAAAGGATATTAGGTTGAATACAAAAAACTCATCTCAATATTATGTGTTTATGCACTTTTCTGAGGTTGTTGAGCTTCAACCCAATCAGAGTAGAGTGTTCAATATCACTCACaatgagaattttttttatggaccTCTAATTCCAAGTTACTTGTCCACACAAACTGTTTCCAATAAAGATCCATTTGATGCctcaaatttacatttattttctttcatttcaactAACAACGCAACGCTTCCTCCCATCATCAATGCGTTCGAGATATATTATGCGAAAGACATAATAGAGTTGGAAACAAATCGAGGAGATG TGAATGCAATTACCAAAATCAAGTCAACTTATGGGATAAAGAGGGATTGGCAAGGAGATCCATGTGTGCCAATGGAATACCCTTGGAGTGGATTGAATTGTAGTAATGCAACTGCTCCAAGGATCATTTACTT GAATCTGTCAGCAAGTGGATTGACAGGTGAAATATCTTCTTACATATCAAATCTGACAATGTTGCAAACTCT GGACTTGTCCCACAATGAGTTGACTGGAGAGCTGCCAGATTTCTTAacaaattttccaaatttaagaGTTCT CATTTTAACCAGAAACAAGCTCACAGGCTCAGTTCCTGAAGTTCTCTTGCAAAGGGCTGAAGCTAAATCACTCACTTTAAG TGTTGGTGAAAATCCAGATCTTTGTACATCACTTAAATGCGataacaagaagaaaaagtactTGGTTCTTATAATTCTCGCAACTATTATACCTGTGATTTTATCTATCCTAGTGGTAACTCTTGTCCtctacaaaagaagaaaacaaagag AACATCTCAAAAGATCAATCCAAGAAAGATTGCTTAAATCAAAGAACCAACAGGTTCACTACTCTGAGATATTGGTTATAACAGATAACTTGAAAACTTCTATAGGAGAAGGAGGATTTGGAAAAGTATATTTGGGTGTACTGAGTGACAAAATTCAAGTTGCTGTCAAGTTGCTGTCTGCATCATCACGGCAAGGCACTAAAGAATTCAAAGCAGAG GCTGAAATATTGACCATTGTTCATCACAGAAATTTGGTTTCGCTCATTGGTTACTGTGATGAGGCTGAGAATAAGGCTCTCATTTATGAATTTATGGCTAATGGAAATCTACGCAAACATCTCTCTG ATTCAAGTACGACAGTTCTGAATTGGAAGCAAAGACTCCAAATTGCACTTGATGCAGCACAAg GGTTGGAATATTTGCACAATTGTTGCAAGCCACCTATACTTCACAGAGATATGAAGACTTCAAATatcttattgaatgaaaaaatgcAGGCTAAAATATCAGATTTTGGACTCTCCAGGATATTTGCAAATGAAAACGATACTCATTTGGCCACTCGCCCTGCTGGCACCTTTGGATATGTTGATCCCAC GATTCATTTATGTGGAAACTTCAGCAAGAAAAGCGATGTTTACAGTTTTGGGATTGTGTTATTTGAGCTGATAACTGGAAAACCAGTCATAATAAAGAGTAATACAGAAAGTGAGATACACATAGTGGATTGGGCAAAGCCTTCGATTTTAGAAGGAAACAGCCAAAGCATTGTGGATCAAAGATTACAAGGGTGCATTGAAATCTGTTCAGCAACAAAATTTATGGAGCTAGCTTTGTGTTGCACACTCTCAACTTCAGCACAAAGGCCTCAGATTAGTGATGTAGTGAAACAACTGATTGAATGTCAAGAAATGGCTCAGAATAGAACTACCTCACATAGGCCACCTATTAATCCCAACTTTTCTTACACTTCAATTGGATCTGATTCTATTTTAAGTCCTAGATAA
- the LOC105436219 gene encoding LRR receptor-like serine/threonine-protein kinase IOS1 has protein sequence MGTSGHFLFGFLLSALALPLLLVQAQDQSGFISLDCGLPEGTSYTETTTKLNYVSDASFINSGVSQDVASAYGDGETYPRQLRKLRSFPQGIRNCYSVTTLKGSEYLIRASFLYGNYDGLDSLPTFDLYMGDSLWQTLNFTDNGMDTYIDLIHVTSSNKVNICLINTGNGVPFISALEFRPSLNITYLTITSSLSLYTRMNIGSTEDRKYRFPFDVYDRIWSPFNFNEWTQISTNYSFEPVGESGLQLPSIVMQTASTSKDTSKPLEIGWDPIDSSQYYVLMHLAEVLYPEVNQSREFIITNNDNFVFGPIIPNYLSSVSILPNEALEGASRHVISFISTEKATLPPIINAFELYIVKNISKLEADQGDVDALTNIKSTYGIKKDWQGDPCVPMRFPWSGLHCSNGTIPRILSLNLSTSGLTGEISPYISNLTMLQILDLSDNELTGELPEFLVNLPNLRILYLTRNRFTGLIPKALLQRAEAGLLALSVGENPDLCKSVECVNKRKNKKRKKYLVAIILSTVVAVLLPILMVTLVIYKRRKQRENLKRSIQERLLKSKNQLVQFSEILVITDNLKTSIGEGGFGKVYLGVLSDKTRVAVKLMSSMSQQGYNEFRAEAQILTVVHHINLVSLIGYCDEAENKALIYEFMGNGSLRDFLSDSSTKVLNWKERLQIAVDAAQGLEYLHNGCVPPIIHRDVKSSNILLNEQMQAKISDFGLSRVFVNESDTHFSTCPAGTFGYLDPTVHLSRNFIKKSDVYSFGIVLFELITGHPAIIKSSEDNIHIVDWVKPHITVGNIQNIVDPRLESCIDSRCASKFVELALSCTLPTSAGRPEMSEVVLQLIECLKMVQDTTPQMSNNNAENFSHNSIGSASLPSPR, from the exons ATGGGAACATCAGGGCATTTCCTCTTTGGTTTCTTGCTAAGTGCCTTGGCACTGCCTCTTCTACTTGTTCAAGCTCAGGATCAGTCAG GCTTTATTAGTTTAGACTGTGGATTACCAGAGGGCACGAGCTACACCGAAACAACGACTAAACTTAACTATGTTTCTGATGCATCCTTCATAAACAGTGGGGTAAGTCAAGATGTAGCTTCAGCGTATGGAGATGGAGAAACCTACCCTAGGCAATTGAGGAAGCTGAGAAGCTTCCCTCAAGGAATCAGAAACTGTTATAGTGTAACCACTCTAAAGGGTTCCGAGTACTTGATTCGAGCAAGTTTCTTGTATGGGAATTATGATGGCTTGGATTCGTTACCAACCTTTGATCTCTATATGGGGGATAGCTTGTGGCAGACCTTAAATTTCACGGACAATGGCATGGATACTTACATAGATCTCATACACGTCACCTCCTCAAACAAAGTTAACATCTGTTTGATCAATACAGGAAATGGAGTGCCATTTATTTCAGCATTAGAATTTAGACCTTCACTCAATATCACTTATCTAACTATCACATCATCCTTGTCGCTTTACACCCGAATGAACATTGGTTCAACAGAAGATCGAAAGTACAG ATTCCCTTTTGATGTTTATGATCGTATCTGGTCACCATTTAACTTCAACGAGTGGACACAAATAAGCACCAACTATAGTTTCGAGCCCGTAGGGGAGAGTGGTCTCCAACTGCCATCAATTGTCATGCAAACTGCTTCCACTTCAAAAGACACAAGCAAGCCTCTGGAAATTGGGTGGGATCCGATAGATTCATCTCAATATTATGTATTGATGCACCTTGCTGAAGTTTTATATCCTGAAGTCAACCAAAGTAGAGAGTTCATTATCACtaacaatgacaattttgtttttggaccTATAATTCCCAATTATTTGTCCTCGGTATCTATTCTCCCCAATGAAGCACTCGAAGGAGCAAGTAGACATGTAATTTCCTTCATTTCAACTGAGAAAGCGACGCTTCCTCCAATCATCAATGCTTTTGAGTTATATATAgtgaaaaatatatcaaagttaGAAGCAGACCAAGGAGATG TGGATGCACTTACCAATATCAAGTCAACTTATGGAATAAAGAAAGATTGGCAGGGAGATCCATGTGTGCCAATGAGATTTCCCTGGAGTGGATTACATTGTAGCAATGGAACTATTCCAAGAATTTTATCCTT GAACCTATCTACAAGTGGACTAACCGGTGAAATATCTCCTTACATATCAAATCTAACAATGTTGCAAATTTT GGATTTGTCTGATAATGAGTTGACTGGAGAGCTGCCGGAATTCTTAGTAAATTTGCCAAATTTAAGAATCCT TTATTTAACCAGAAACAGGTTCACAGGCTTAATTCCCAAGGCTCTCTTGCAAAGGGCTGAAGCTGGATTACTTGCATTGAG TGTGGGTGAAAATCCAGATCTTTGTAAATCAGTTGAATGTGTTAACAAGAGgaagaataaaaagaggaagaagtaCTTGGTTGCTATAATTCTCTCCACTGTTGTAGCTGTGCTCCTACCTATCCTTATGGTTACTCTGGTAATCTACAAAAGGAGAAAACAAAGAG AGAATCTCAAAAGATCAATTCAAGAAAGGTTACTTAAGTCGAAGAACCAACTGGTTCAATTCTCCGAGATATTGGTTATCACAGATAACTTGAAGACAAGTATTGGGGAAGGAGGTTTTGGAAAAGTATACTTGGGTGTGCTTAGCGACAAAACCCGAGTTGCTGTCAAGTTGATGTCTTCAATGTCACAGCAAGGCTACAATGAATTCAGAGCTGAG GCTCAAATATTAACAGTTGTTCATCATATAAATCTGGTTTCTCTTATTGGTTACTGTGATGAGGCTGAGAACAAGGCACTCATTTATGAATTCATGGGTAATGGAAGTTTACGCGATTTTCTATCTG ATTCAAGCACAAAGGTCTTGAATTGGAAAGAAAGACTCCAAATTGCAGTTGATGCAGCTCAAG GGTTGGAATATTTACACAATGGTTGTGTGCCACCTATAATTCACAGAGATGTGAAGTCTTCCAATATCCTCTTGAATGAACAAATGCAAGCTAAAATATCAGATTTTGGACTATCTAGGGTGTTTGTAAATGAAAGTGATACTCATTTCTCCACTTGTCCTGCTGGCACCTTCGGATATCTTGACCCAAC GGTTCATTTATCAAGAAACTTCATCAAGAAAAGTGATGTTTACAGCTTTGGGATTGTGTTGTTTGAGCTGATAACTGGGCATCCAGCCATAATCAAGAGCTCTGAAGACAACATCCACATAGTTGATTGGGTTAAGCCACACATTACAGTAGGCAACATCCAAAACATTGTTGATCCAAGGTTAGAAAGCTGCATAGATAGTCGTTGTGCAAGTAAATTTGTGGAGCTTGCTCTGTCTTGCACATTGCCAACTTCAGCAGGAAGGCCTGAGATGAGTGAAGTGGTGTTACAACTCATAGAATGTTTGAAAATGGTTCAAGATACAACCCCACAAATGTCAAATAACAATGCTGAGAACTTTTCACACAATTCCATTGGCTCTGCATCCCTTCCTAGTCCTAGATAG